The Xiphias gladius isolate SHS-SW01 ecotype Sanya breed wild chromosome 9, ASM1685928v1, whole genome shotgun sequence genome window below encodes:
- the birc5a gene encoding baculoviral IAP repeat-containing protein 5a produces the protein MEPFTEEDTKMYFYENRLKTFAGWPFDEDCMCTPENMAKAGFIHTPSENSPDIAMCFFCLKELEGWEPDDDPEKEHKSHSPSCHYITLKKKVEELTVEEFFKLQKERHKFIINKSCNEAVTKFEEAAKLRRADIIKTAMGEE, from the exons ATGGAACCGTTCACTGAAGAGGATACTAAGATGTATTTTTACGAGAACAGACTGAAAACTTTCGCCGGGTGGCCTTTTGACGAGGACTGCATGTGCACCCCGGAGAAC ATGGCCAAAGCTGGCTTCATTCACACCCCTTCAGAGAACAGCCCAGACATCGCCATGTGTTTCTTCTGCCTCAAAGAGCTGGAGGGCTGGGAGCCGGACGATGATCCAGA aaaGGAACACAAATCTCATTCACCATCCTGCCACTACATTACCCTGAAGAAGAAAGTAGAAGAGCTGACTGTGGAGGAATTCTTCAAACTACAGAAGGAGAGGCACAAGTTTATCATT AACAAATCCTGCAACGAGGCCGTCACCAAGTTTGAAGAAGCAGCCAAATTGAGAAGAGCAGATATCATCAAGACAGCCATGGGAGAGGAGTGA
- the tmem235b gene encoding transmembrane protein 235: protein MMVTFGSVVITAGICGILSFAFLATSLGTEFWYIIEMNPMNMSDFEDMSSHSGLWSINEGGKITADSIDSFKANYSRYSETELHMLNMHSAIVVMLPLSLVLVLFGGICGLVSSLAQSPVLLTSTAAYFFICSMLTLCGVSLYIIYSYQALAETERLVGPEGLAYVRTSFGWSLGMAWLSYGLELLTGALLLIAARMAKLQHSSPSMA from the exons ATGATGGTCACCTTTGGTTCTGTGGTGATCACCGCCGGCATCTGTGGTATCCTGAGCTTCGCTTTTTTGGCGACTTCCCTCGGAACCGAGTTCTGGTACATCATAGAGATGAATCCTATGAACATGAGCGACTTTGAGGACATGAGCTCCCACTCGGGACTGTGGAGTATAAACGAAG GTGGGAAGATAACCGCAGACTCTATTGACTCTTTCAAAGCTAACTACTCCAGGTACTCCGAGACTGAGCTGCACATGCTGA acatgcacagtGCGATAGTGGTGATGCTTCCCCTCAGCCTGGTCCTTGTGCTGTTTGGTGGCATCTGCGGGTTGGTCAGCTCCCTGGCCCAGAGCCCTGTCCTCCTCACCAGTACGGCCGCCTACTTCTTCATCTGCA GTATGTTGACCCTGTGTGGCGTGAGCCTCTACATCATCTACTCATACCAGGCCCTGGCAGAGACCGAGAGGCTGGTGGGGCCTGAAGGCCTGGCCTACGTCCGTACCTCCTTCGGCTGGTCTCTGGGTATGGCCTGGCTCTCCTACGGCCTGGAGCTCCTCACTGGTGCTCTGCTGCTCATAGCTGCTCGAATGGCCAAGCTGCAGCACAGCAGTCCCTCCATGGCCTGA
- the LOC120794442 gene encoding uncharacterized protein C16orf52 homolog B-like isoform X1 produces the protein MPLPRRGHLRHRQHRQPGLDQHRRIRRNPPTKHHSTLQALGHKRTSDDLPSDGSVTVGLVRQCQTIHGRDRTCIPPQLPPEWITTLFFIILGIVSLSVTCGLLVMSHWHRDATRCARWIAFTGMVLFCMAALIFPMGFYIDEVGGQPYKLPNNTVVGSSYVLFVLSIFFTIVGLLFAGKVCLPG, from the exons ATGCCTCTTCCTCGCCGCGGACATCTTCGCCATCGCCAGCATCGCCAACCCGGACTGGATCAACACCGGAGAATCCGCCG AAACCCTCCAACCAAACATCACAGCACCCTCCAGGCTTTGGGACACAAGAGGACATCAGATGACTTGCCATCGGATG GCTCTGTGACCGTGGGTCTGGTCCGGCAGTGCCAGACCATCCACGGTCGGGACCGTACCTGCATCCCGCCGCAGCTGCCCCCAGAGTGGATCACCACGCTCTTCTTCATCATACTGGGCATCGTCTCCCTCAGCGTCACCTGCGGTCTACTGGTGATGTCACACTGGCACCGCGATGCCACCCGATGCGCCCGGTGGATCGCCTTCACAGGGA TGGTCCTGTTCTGCATGGCTGCTCTCATATTCCCAATGGGCTTCTACATCGACGAGGTTGGAGGACAGCCATATAAGCTGCCCAACAACACAGTGGTGGGCTCCTCCTACGTACTCTTCGTCCTGTCCATATTCTTCACCATTGTGGGTCTGCTGTTTGCTGGGAAGGTCTGCTTGCCGGGCTGA
- the LOC120794442 gene encoding uncharacterized protein C16orf52 homolog B-like isoform X2 — translation MDKLTVISGCLFLAADIFAIASIANPDWINTGESAGSVTVGLVRQCQTIHGRDRTCIPPQLPPEWITTLFFIILGIVSLSVTCGLLVMSHWHRDATRCARWIAFTGMVLFCMAALIFPMGFYIDEVGGQPYKLPNNTVVGSSYVLFVLSIFFTIVGLLFAGKVCLPG, via the exons ATGGATAAACTCACCGTGATATCAGGATGCCTCTTCCTCGCCGCGGACATCTTCGCCATCGCCAGCATCGCCAACCCGGACTGGATCAACACCGGAGAATCCGCCG GCTCTGTGACCGTGGGTCTGGTCCGGCAGTGCCAGACCATCCACGGTCGGGACCGTACCTGCATCCCGCCGCAGCTGCCCCCAGAGTGGATCACCACGCTCTTCTTCATCATACTGGGCATCGTCTCCCTCAGCGTCACCTGCGGTCTACTGGTGATGTCACACTGGCACCGCGATGCCACCCGATGCGCCCGGTGGATCGCCTTCACAGGGA TGGTCCTGTTCTGCATGGCTGCTCTCATATTCCCAATGGGCTTCTACATCGACGAGGTTGGAGGACAGCCATATAAGCTGCCCAACAACACAGTGGTGGGCTCCTCCTACGTACTCTTCGTCCTGTCCATATTCTTCACCATTGTGGGTCTGCTGTTTGCTGGGAAGGTCTGCTTGCCGGGCTGA
- the LOC120794439 gene encoding cytochrome b-c1 complex subunit 2, mitochondrial isoform X2 has product MKGIRGISQLSTRLYAAQAARKVEFTGAAEHVKFQPQDVQVTRLPSGLVIASLENYSPASKIGVFIKAGCRYETPENQGVTHLLRLASNLTTKGASAFKICRGVEAVGGSLSVTSSRENMIYTVDCLRNDIDTVMEYLINVTTAPEFRPWEVSDLTPRVKMDKAQAAQSSQIAVVEGLHEAAYKNALCNSLYCPDHMVDNIHSEHLHQFVQNNFTSARMALVGLGTDHAVLKQVGEQFLNIRSGAGTSGAKAQYRGGEIRLASTSSLVHSAVVSQSAAAGTSEALAFGVLQQLLGAGPHVKRGSNASSKLVQGVANVTADPFDVSAFNASYSDSGLFGVYTISQAAAAGDVIKAALAQVKAVADGGITAADLTRAKAQIKGQFLMSLETSEGFLEAMGTQALADGSYRSPEEISKNIDNVSLTDVTNAAKKFVSGKKTMASSGNLIKTPFVDEI; this is encoded by the exons TTAAGTTTCAGCCGCAGGATGTGCAG GTGACCAGACTGCCCAGTGGACTGGTGATCGCCTCACTTGAGAACTATTCCCCAGCCTCCAAGATCGGAGTGTTCATCAAGGCTGGCTGTCGTTATGAGACCCCTGAGAACCAGGGGGTCACCCACCTCCTCCGGCTGGCCTCCAACCTG ACAACAAAAGGAGCTTCAGCTTTCAAGATATGCCGTGGTGTTGAGGCAGTGGGAGGCAGCCTGAG TGTGACTTCATCCAGGGAGAACATGATCTACACTGTTGACTGCTTGAGAAATGACAT TGACACAGTGATGGAGTATTTGATCAATGTGACGACAGCCCCAGAGTTCCGGCCTTGGGAGGTGTCAGACCTCACACCTAGAGTGAAGATGGACAAAGCCCAGGCTGCACAGAGCAGTCAGATAG CTGTGGTTGAAGGTCTGCATGAAGCAGCCTACAAGAACGCCCTCTGTAACTCTCTGTACTGCCCAGATCACATGGTTGATAACATCCACTCTGAACAT CTGCACCAGTTTGTCCAGAACAATTTCACAAGCGCAAGAATGGCTCTTGTGGGACTCG GTACTGACCATGCTGTGCTGAAGCAAGTTGGAGAGCAATTCCTCAACATCCGCAGTGGAGCTGGCACCTCAGGAGCCAAAGCTCAGTATCGTGGAG GTGAGATCCGTCTGGCCAGCACCAGCAGTCTGGTGCACTCGGCGGTGGTGAGCCAGTCAGCAGCAGCGGGCACCAGCGAGGCTCTGGCCTTCGGTGTGCTGCAGCAGTTACTGGGAGCAGGTCCACATGTCAAGAGGGGATCCAATGCCTCTAGCAAACTGGTCCAGGGGGTTGCCAATGTAACTGCTGACCCCTTTGAT GTCAGTGCTTTCAATGCAAGCTACTCTGACTCTGGTCTGTTTGGGGTCTACACCATCTCccaggctgcagctgctggtgaT gTGATTAAGGCCGCTCTTGCTCAGGTGAAGGCTGTTGCTGATGGTGGAATCACAGCTGCTGACCTCACTCGGGCCAA GGCCCAGATTAAGGGGCAGTTCCTGATGTCTCTGGAGACTTCAGAGGGGTTTCTGGAGGCCATGGGCACTCAGGCTCTGGCCGACGGGTCCTACCGCTCCCCTGAGGAAATCTCCAAAAACATTGACAATGTCTCCTTAACTGATGTCACCAAC GCTGCCAAGAAGTTCGTGTCTGGAAAGAAGACAATGGCATCCAGCGGCAACCTCATAAAAACACCCTTCGTGGATGAGATCTAA
- the LOC120794439 gene encoding cytochrome b-c1 complex subunit 2, mitochondrial isoform X1: MKGIRGISQLSRRFYAAARTGQSLAQPLAGLKLSPGAAHSYQDVHVTRLPSGLVIASLENYSPASKIGVFIKAGCRYETPENQGVTHLLRLASNLTTKGASAFKICRGVEAVGGSLSVTSSRENMIYTVDCLRNDIDTVMEYLINVTTAPEFRPWEVSDLTPRVKMDKAQAAQSSQIAVVEGLHEAAYKNALCNSLYCPDHMVDNIHSEHLHQFVQNNFTSARMALVGLGTDHAVLKQVGEQFLNIRSGAGTSGAKAQYRGGEIRLASTSSLVHSAVVSQSAAAGTSEALAFGVLQQLLGAGPHVKRGSNASSKLVQGVANVTADPFDVSAFNASYSDSGLFGVYTISQAAAAGDVIKAALAQVKAVADGGITAADLTRAKAQIKGQFLMSLETSEGFLEAMGTQALADGSYRSPEEISKNIDNVSLTDVTNAAKKFVSGKKTMASSGNLIKTPFVDEI, encoded by the exons AGACGGTTTTATGCGGCTGCCAGAACAGGCCAGTCCCTTGCCCAGCCCCTGGCGGGTCTCAAGCTCTCTCCAGGGGCTGCCCACTCCTACCAGGATGTCCAT GTGACCAGACTGCCCAGTGGACTGGTGATCGCCTCACTTGAGAACTATTCCCCAGCCTCCAAGATCGGAGTGTTCATCAAGGCTGGCTGTCGTTATGAGACCCCTGAGAACCAGGGGGTCACCCACCTCCTCCGGCTGGCCTCCAACCTG ACAACAAAAGGAGCTTCAGCTTTCAAGATATGCCGTGGTGTTGAGGCAGTGGGAGGCAGCCTGAG TGTGACTTCATCCAGGGAGAACATGATCTACACTGTTGACTGCTTGAGAAATGACAT TGACACAGTGATGGAGTATTTGATCAATGTGACGACAGCCCCAGAGTTCCGGCCTTGGGAGGTGTCAGACCTCACACCTAGAGTGAAGATGGACAAAGCCCAGGCTGCACAGAGCAGTCAGATAG CTGTGGTTGAAGGTCTGCATGAAGCAGCCTACAAGAACGCCCTCTGTAACTCTCTGTACTGCCCAGATCACATGGTTGATAACATCCACTCTGAACAT CTGCACCAGTTTGTCCAGAACAATTTCACAAGCGCAAGAATGGCTCTTGTGGGACTCG GTACTGACCATGCTGTGCTGAAGCAAGTTGGAGAGCAATTCCTCAACATCCGCAGTGGAGCTGGCACCTCAGGAGCCAAAGCTCAGTATCGTGGAG GTGAGATCCGTCTGGCCAGCACCAGCAGTCTGGTGCACTCGGCGGTGGTGAGCCAGTCAGCAGCAGCGGGCACCAGCGAGGCTCTGGCCTTCGGTGTGCTGCAGCAGTTACTGGGAGCAGGTCCACATGTCAAGAGGGGATCCAATGCCTCTAGCAAACTGGTCCAGGGGGTTGCCAATGTAACTGCTGACCCCTTTGAT GTCAGTGCTTTCAATGCAAGCTACTCTGACTCTGGTCTGTTTGGGGTCTACACCATCTCccaggctgcagctgctggtgaT gTGATTAAGGCCGCTCTTGCTCAGGTGAAGGCTGTTGCTGATGGTGGAATCACAGCTGCTGACCTCACTCGGGCCAA GGCCCAGATTAAGGGGCAGTTCCTGATGTCTCTGGAGACTTCAGAGGGGTTTCTGGAGGCCATGGGCACTCAGGCTCTGGCCGACGGGTCCTACCGCTCCCCTGAGGAAATCTCCAAAAACATTGACAATGTCTCCTTAACTGATGTCACCAAC GCTGCCAAGAAGTTCGTGTCTGGAAAGAAGACAATGGCATCCAGCGGCAACCTCATAAAAACACCCTTCGTGGATGAGATCTAA